A genomic stretch from Pochonia chlamydosporia 170 chromosome 4, whole genome shotgun sequence includes:
- a CDS encoding aspartic endopeptidase (similar to Metarhizium acridum CQMa 102 XP_007811227.1), protein MPSLQHAALILGVVATTSAGTLSVPLERRNPSVENYHAIARAIVRRATGNGTTELTALNNITAAGYYADFSIGTPGQKITFQLDTGSSDTWMNSPDTSYCRSTSQQSQMGYCTATFNPDNSKTYKLVSEGGFDITYLDQRHITGDYFNDTVTIQGHEITNQQLGLALRSVRPTGIMGLGFSNNVATTKKYPTIIDNMVDQGIIAHPSFSLYLNDLDAKSGTILFGGIDSAKFLSNLATLPLKPMPNAQGTNVTSYAVAIKGISVKGVTVPSAASQSVGIMDSGSTISLIPDDVVEPIQKKFGVVALKVQGQAVPPMIDCAWRGSKGNGIVINFDFDGKTIKVPIEEMAIDNLPEELQQIIKSNDAPQEFKDWSRACLFGLGASSAYGVKTDKFYLLGDTFLRSAYVAYDMANKQIGLAQANVNATGSNVVEIQKDAKTFPDVKGSDAPGPDEKDSAVSRVTPSLIAAALMSIAVVFSAL, encoded by the exons ATGCCCTCTCTCCAACACGCCGCCCTCATCTTGGGCGTCGTCGCGACAACTTCCGCCGGCACGCTCTCGGTTCCTCTCGAACGCAGAAATCCAAGCGTCGAAAACTACCATGCAATTGCTCGCGCTATTGTCCGCCGTGCCACCGGTAACGGCACCACCGAGTTGACTGCCCTGAACAACATCACCGCTGCTGGTTACTATGCCGATTTCTCCATTGGCACGCCCGGCCAAAAGATTACCTTCCAGCTCGACACCGGCAGCAGCGATACCTGGATGAACTCTCCCGATACTTCATACTGCAGAAGCACATCCCAGCAGTCGCAAATGGGCTACTGCACCGCTACTT TCAATCCTGATAACAGCAAGACGTACAAGCTAGTCAGTGAAGGCGGCTTCGACATCACCTATCTCGACCAGCGACACATTACCGGCGACTACTTCAACGACACCGTCACAATTCAAGGCCATGAAATCACCAACCAACAGCTTGGCCTCGCCCTCAGATCCGTGCGCCCCACCGGTATCATGGGCCTTGGCTTCAGCAACAATGTCGCTACAACCAAGAAGTATCCCaccatcattgacaacatggTTGACCAGGGCATTATTGCCCATCCCAGCTTCAGCTTGTACCTG AACGACCTGGACGCCAAATCTGGCACTATCCTCTTCGGCGGCATCGACTCTGCCAAGTTCCTCTCCAACCTCGCTACTCTCCCTCTAAAGCCAATGCCCAACGCCCAGGGCACAAACGTAACCTCTTACGCCGTTGCCATCAAAGGTATCTCCGTCAAAGGCGTCACCGTCCCCTCAGCGGCTTCCCAGTCCGTCGGCATCATGGACTCCGGCTCTACCATTTCCCTCATCCCCGACGACGTTGTCGAGCCCATCCAGAAGAAATTCGGAGTCGTAGCCCTCAAGGTCCAGGGCCAGGCTGTGCCCCCCATGATTGACTGCGCCTGGAGAGGCAGCAAGGGCAatggcatcgtcatcaactttgactttgacggcAAGACTATCAAGGTGCCTATCGAGGAGATGGCCATTGACAACCTCCCCGAGGAACTCCAGCAGATCATCAAAAGCAACGATGCTCCCCAAGAATTCAAGGACTGGAGCCGTGCATGTCTCTTTGGTCTGGGCGCCTCCTCAGCATACGGCGTCAAGACTGACAAGTTCTACCTCTTGGGCGACACTTTCCTGCGCTCTGCCTACGTAGCCTAcgacatggccaacaagcagaTTGGTCTGGCCCAAGCCAACGTCAATGCTACTGGATCCAATGTTGTCGAGATTCAAAAGGACGCCAAGACTTTCCCGGACGTGAAGGGTTCCGATG CCCCTGGTCCTGACGAGAAGGACAGCGCCGTTAGCCGCGTTACCCCATCCTTGATTGCTGCCGCTCTCATGAGCATCGCGGTCGTCTTTTCTGCCCTGTAA
- a CDS encoding G-patch domain-containing protein (similar to Cordyceps militaris CM01 XP_006668364.1), whose translation MAQMMGTEDEIGARVIDQDIGMIETIPMRTCMMMGAVMKAGTGDGGGHGVHMADITEVDPGLREGLLANSMAAEFPTIDVRVSSSRGNRRAFVQFEQVDQATAFVKEHFPKILIEHQHSTDDAPDGKFEAYVHYARNRDDGDTRPVRTSDWTCPQCDFLNFSTRTRCKICGTQPAASNWEQSLTGAADIADGAEAVSQILVIYPLASFVTEDMLAKDLKILEKSEEPKSSANGPTKLKSTAPGADVSRYGAKPDSLHRVFLMREVTSGESFKYGFAEFWTLGDAAAAVTKFRMSRSFTIAGCAVTVAPTHMGVFLPEEREITPNIEHMSFNPLFNPSLRVRYRDLHVFPSQLVVTSKPPADVNRNAAKSAEDDQGDKKQKKRKAEGSLAASTVKKSVPMAGQMAVWQRKHDELRGVEEGDGSNGQSDSMQKSAPIKISLSNSTKLGAPSGSLASARQPSPSEKSPVRDAAASSPSANSPHTQPENNPAKEETYTDKERLMCLICMRKYKSIDEVNIHEKSRNHKTAMEDDEKVKAALPRLAARDKRLQKGESQTSQYRDRAKERRDIYNQPNRPSPQASKPKPESKKPTEEAKPAAKAASKGAGMLAKMGWTTGVGLGANSDGRTEAIATNAYQEGVGLGADGGNLGDAAELAERKTTGSYSDYLSSVQDKARERYNQMN comes from the exons ATGGCCCAGATGATGGGTACAGAAGACGAGATCGGAGCCCGCGTCATCGATCAAGACATTGGGATGATCGAGACCATTCCTATGAGAACATGTATGATGATGGGCGCCGTGATGAAAGCAGGCACCGGGGACG GGGGAGGTCACGGAGTCCACATGGCGGACATTACAGAAGTCGATCCCGGA CTTCGAGAAGGCCTCCTTGCTAActcaatggctgccgaatTTCCGACCATTGACGTGCGAGTCTCGTCGTCAAGAG GGAACCGACGAGCATTTGTCCAGTTTGAACAAGTTGATCAAGCTACTGCCTTTGTCAAAGAGCATTTCCCAAAAATCCTTATTGAGCACCAGCATTCGACTGATGACGCACCAGACGGCAAGTTTGAAGCATATGTTCACTATGCCCGCAACCGTGATGACGGCGACACTCGGCCAGTTCGAACGTCGGACTGGACATGTCCACAG TGCGACTTTTTGAACTTTTCTACAAGGACACGATGTAAAATTTGTGGCACCCAGCCGGCAG CGAGCAATTGGGAGCAAAGTCTAACGGGAGCGGCGGATATCGCTGACGGTGCCGAAGCCGTTTCACAAATATTGGTGATATATCCGCTTGCATCGTTTGTCACTGAAGATATGCTCGCGAAAGATCTCAAGATCCTCGAAAAGTCGGAAGAACCAAAGAGTTCAGCAAACGGACCGACGAAGTTGAAGTCAACTGCACCAGGAGCCGACGTCTCTCGGTATGGAGCCAAGCCCGACTCATTACACCGCGTGTTTCTCATGCGCGAGGTGACCTCGGGAGAGAGCTTTAAATATGGCTTTGCAGAATTCTGGACACTTGGAGATGCGGCTGCTGCAGTCACCAAATTCCGCATGTCCAGATCGTTTACCATTGCGGGTTGCGCTGTTACAGTCGCTCCGACGCACATGGGTGTGTTTCTACCGGAGGAACGCGAAATCACTCCAAACATCGAACACATGTCGTTCAACCCGCTGTTCAACCCGTCTCTTCGAGTGAGATACCGGGATCTCCACGTCTTTCCCAGCCAGTTGGTAGTCACATCTAAACCGCCTGCCGACGTTAATCGAAACGCCGCCAAATCTGCCGAGGATGACCAAGgtgacaagaagcagaagaagcgTAAAGCAGAGGGTAGTCTGGCCGCATCCACAGTCAAAAAATCCGTTCCTATGGCTGGCCAAATGGCCGTCTGGCAGCGGAAGCACGACGAGCTTCggggtgttgaggaaggcGACGGCTCAAACGGTCAGTCTGACTCGATGCAAAAATCAGCTCCGATCAAGATTTCTCTATCAAATTCTACGAAATTAGGAGCCCCCTCCGGCTCCCTCGCATCCGCAAGACAACCTTCTCCCAGCGAGAAGTCACCAGTCAGAGACgctgcagcatcatcaccatccgcAAACTCACCGCATACCCAACCCGAAAACAACCCCGCCAAAGAAGAGACGTACACGGACAAAGAAAGACTCATGTGTCTCATCTGCATGCGTAAATACAAATCCATCGACGAAGTCAACATCCACGAAAAGTCGCGCAACCACAAAACCGCCAtggaagacgacgaaaaggtcaaggcgGCGCTGCCACGGCTCGCAGCACGAGACAAACGACTTCAGAAAGGCGAGTCCCAAACATCTCAGTATCGCGACAGAGCCAAGGAGCGTCGCGACATTTACAACCAGCCCAACAGACCGTCCCCTCAGGCAAGCAAGCCGAAACCTGAATCGAAGAAGCCCACGGAGGAAGCAAAACCCGCTGCCAAAGCTGCGTCCAAGGGAGCCGGCATGCTTGCCAAGATGGGCTGGACAACGGGTGTGGGATTAGGCGCCAACAGTGATGGACGTACAGAGGCTATCGCCACGAATGCGTACCAGGAAGGCGTGGGGTTGGGTGCAGATGGGGGTAATTTGGGTGATGCGGCGGAGCTGGCGGAGAGGAAGACAACTGGGTCTTACTCGGATTATTTGAGCTCTGTGCAGGATAAGGCGAGGGAGCGGTATAACCAGATGAATTGA
- a CDS encoding Molybdopterin biosynthesis MoaE (similar to Metarhizium robertsii ARSEF 23 XP_007825275.1), translating to MAAQDEEIWELSSEGCYVALTRDHLNAQTIMDRVRSPAAGAIVLFAGTTRDSFAGKPVKELTYTAYNKLALRTMLAITQELRTKHGLKGIAMIHRLGTVPIGEESILIAVSSPHRQAAWRAGEEALEECKSKVEVWKREEFEGEEGVWRANRDGAMGEKVKS from the exons ATGGCCGCCCAAGACGAAGAAATATGGGAGCTTTCCTCAGAGGGCTGCTATGTAGCCCTAACAAGAGACCACCTCAACGCTCAAACAATAATGGACCGAGTCCGTAGCCCAGCCGCCGGCGCAATAGTTCTCTTCGCAG GAACAACAAGAGACAGCTTCGCCGGCAAGCCCGTCAAAGAACTCACATACACAGCATACAACAAACTCGCTCTAAGGACAATGCTGGCAATTACACAAGAACTGCGCACCAAGCATGGACTCAAGGGAATAGCCATGATTCACCGCCTAGGGACGGTTCCTATTGGCGAAGAGAGCATATTGATTGCCGTGTCATCGCCACATCGGCAAGCTGCGTggagagctggagaagaggCGCTTGAAGAGTGCAAGTCTAAGGTCGAGGTGTGGAAGAGGGAGGAGTTTGAAGGTGAGGAGGGTGTCTGGAGGGCGAATAGAGATGGGGCAATGGGCGAAAAGGTGAAGTCATGA
- a CDS encoding ferric reductase (similar to Pyrenophora tritici-repentis Pt-1C-BFP XP_001935718.1) — translation MAPGFQTTSIRDVAAQVGRSLTHLTKRIKIPLTPTSPPGLVQANAVDPWTQAGKYGLGWTYFALCLMGCVLIVRIWHYWQDKIRQAIYKQEVEDHYQNLYSIEADYAMAIQTGQSQQFFPDGPGLGNKQFRPKAHFSSVGIVNDTLALFRWVFYRPIPDIVWRKSRFTFSSLAVLACGFIALVFVTLYCFLQQPLYWESIRFGSPPVAIRSGMLAVAMTPWIIVTSMKANVLTMLIGIGPERLNVFHRWLGYLCLFLSLVHMVPFYIQPVWEDDGMTVFNQIFPDGSGMIYGTGIACIVPLIWLCVASLPWFRRVAYEIFVILHIPAGIAYVGLLFWHTKNALMTWDYLYATIAIWAFAYLMRVFKLNWFKPWRNAFMVGDEAAVTLMAENAIKVTIPTQMRWKPGQYVYLRMPGISLLDNHPFTISSLCSEDFPSEYGEKYRDCVLVFKPFKGFTRKVLDTAIDKGPFHTYRAFLDGPYGGMRRDLAAFDTCILIAGGSGITSLMSQLLNLIKRMRDGKAITRKVVVVWAFKRFEAMDWFREELRICREAAPPESVTCKFFITGAVRHRDAGQMTGPLNGQNPRALNHLLHDKLDGFVAGIASKRNSALIQAEAQGDPERERELREENEDRITALPQQKYLQPHQYPPPPPGPPSKPIGPNGYPEDKKLEEHDGQQPEEFHFPPIHRENPPHFNYAPPNPHKPTLEIPETEDLYPVRAPELAHLRHSTISEGGRQRPTSTIGPPAGFDFGFPETPTEFQKNLMRSAFPIPHEIDGGWSMEYGRPDLGYMLKEWATGGSDGRGILGRRTAVFVCGPPSMRVGVANTVARLQAEIWGDDELEEIFLHTENYAL, via the coding sequence ATGGCTCCGGGTTTCCAGACTACATCAATCCGAGACGTGGCCGCCCAGGTCGGCCGCTCCTTGACGCACCTCACAAAGCGCATCAAAATCCCGTTGACACCTACGAGTCCGCCAGGCCTGGTACAAGCCAACGCCGTTGATCCCTGGACCCAGGCCGGTAAATACGGATTAGGATGGACTTACTTTGCACTCTGTCTCATGGGCTGTGTCCTCATTGTTCGTATTTGGCACTACTGGCAGGATAAGATTCGCCAGGCCATCTACAAGCAGGAGGTTGAGGATCACTACCAGAATCTATACAGCATCGAAGCTGACTATGCAATGGCTATACAGACTGGCCAGTCACAACAGTTCTTCCCTGATGGTCCGGGACTTGGAAACAAACAGTTTAGGCCAAAAGCTCACTTCTCATCTGTCGGTATTGTCAACGATACATTGGCTTTGTTTCGATGGGTCTTCTACCGTCCCATTCCCGACATTGTCTGGAGAAAGAGTCGGTTCAccttttcctccttggcaGTGTTGGCTTGTGGTTTCATCGCCCTCGTCTTTGTCACGCTATACTGTTTCCTTCAACAGCCATTGTACTGGGAGAGCATTCGATTTGGCTCGCCTCCCGTGGCTATTCGGTCAGGAATGCTCGCCGTCGCCATGACGCCTTGGATCATTGTCACCAGCATGAAGGCAAATGTTTTGACCATGCTCATAGGCATTGGGCCAGAACGTCTCAATGTGTTCCACCGCTGGTTGGGCTATCTCTGCCTGTTCCTGTCTCTGGTCCACATGGTTCCTTTTTACATTCAGCCAGTGTGGGAGGATGACGGTATGACAGTATTCAATCAAATCTTCCCTGATGGTAGCGGCATGATTTATGGAACGggcattgcttgtattgtacCGTTGATTTGGCTCTGTGTAGCATCTCTTCCGTGGTTTCGGCGAGTCGCATACGAAatcttcgtcatccttcATATCCCTGCCGGCATTGCATATGTTGGCCTCCTGTTCTGGCATACGAAAAATGCCCTGATGACTTGGGACTATCTTTACGCCACCATTGCGATCTGGGCTTTCGCTTACTTGATGCGCGTTTTCAAACTGAACTGGTTCAAACCATGGCGCAACGCTTTCATGGTTGGCGACGAGGCGGCAGTCACTCTGATGGCAGAAAACGCTATCAAAGTCACAATTCCAACccagatgagatggaaacCCGGACAATACGTTTACCTTCGGATGCCCGGTATCTCTCTCTTAGACAATCACCCGTTCACCATCTCATCGCTTTGCAGCGAAGACTTCCCGTCAGAGTATGGCGAGAAATACCGTGATTGTGTGCTTGTCTTCAAGCCCTTTAAGGGGTTTACCCGCAAAGTTTTGGATACGGCTATCGACAAAGGACCATTCCACACCTACCGCGCTTTCTTGGACGGGCCTTATGGTGGCATGCGCAGAGACCTAGCTGCCTTTGATACTTGTATCCTCATCGCAGGTGGTAGTGGCATCACGTCGCTCATGTCCCAGCTACTAAATCTCATCAAACGCATGCGAGACGGTAAGGCTATTACCAGAAAAGTAGTCGTCGTTTGGGCATTTAAGAGATTCGAAGCTATGGATTGGTTCCGAGAGGAGCTTCGTATTTGCCGAGAAGCCGCGCCGCCAGAGAGTGTCACCTGCAAGTTTTTTATTACCGGAGCAGTTCGCCATCGTGATGCCGGCCAAATGACTGGCCCCCTTAACGGACAAAACCCTCGAGCCCTCAACCACTTGTTACATGACAAGTTGGACGGTTTCGTGGCTGGTATTGCCTCGAAACGCAACTCGGCTCTTATTCAGGCCGAAGCGCAAGGCGACCCTGAAAGGGAACGTGAGCTCCGAGAGGAAAATGAAGATCGCATTACCGCTCTCCCTCAGCAGAAATATCTCCAACCACATCAAtatcctcctccacctcctgGCCCACCTTCGAAACCCATTGGACCGAATGGATATCCTGAAGATAAGAAGCTAGAAGAGCACGATGGGCAACAGCCCGAGGAGTTTCATTTTCCTCCCATCCACAGAGAAAATCCTCCTCACTTTAACTACGCCCCTCCCAATCCTCATAAACCCACTCTCGAAATCCCCGAAACCGAAGATTTGTACCCCGTACGAGCACCCGAACTCGCCCATTTGAGACATTCTACCATCTCAGAGGGTGGCAGACAGCGACCTACATCTACGATTGGGCCTCCAGCAGggtttgactttggcttTCCAGAGACCCCAACAGAATTCCAAAAGAACTTGATGAGATCGGCCTTCCCTATCCCCCACGAGATTGATGGCGGCTGGTCTATGGAGTATGGGCGCCCTGATCTAGGGTACATGCTCAAGGAATGGGCAACAGGCGGTTCCGACGGGCGAGGCATCCTGGGCAGAAGAACAGCGGTGTTTGTGTGTGGCCCTCCGTCAATGAGAGTTGGCGTAGCAAATACAGTGGCCAGACTGCAGGCAGAGATTTGGGGAGACGATGAGTTGGAGGAGATTTTCCTTCATACTGAAAACTATGCCTTATAG
- a CDS encoding 3' exoribonuclease family protein (similar to Metarhizium acridum CQMa 102 XP_007811232.1): MAPEAGLSRATFAKLSPHPYLLANLDDDAVAPARSNGRTPDEVRPTTVNLSSLSHPHGSSLVRMGDTTVICGVRGETILTRHIPNYRASNKETELSDYDLLVPNIELATGSSPQFLPGGPPTTLAQTLSTRIYSLLHDSKLVQPDDLRIWHERPSEHMVADEDKMEEDEEDTDEQSGEKYVAAYWVLYIDIFFISFDGNPFDAAWAATLAALRDTKLPRARYDPDRELIICTRKDPKPLTITTMPVACTAAVFTGKETDRHSDGKFWLLVDPDRLEESLCDESITIVVDCQEEKMKILSISKHGGVVLTPKLLRSKGLMNWANQRWNGVAAAITGN; this comes from the coding sequence ATGGCGCCTGAGGCGGGCTTGTCCCGTGCCACATTTGCCAAGCTCTCGCCGCATCCGTATCTTCTTGCCAACCtggacgatgatgctgttgcaCCTGCACGAAGCAATGGCCGCACCCCCGACGAAGTACGCCCGACAACGGTCAATCTATCCAGCTTATCCCACCCTCATGGCAGTTCTCTAGTTCGCATGGGTGATACAACTGTCATCTGTGGTGTTCGTGGTGAAACTATCTTGACACGACACATTCCCAACTACCGAGCCTCCAACAAAGAAACAGAGCTTTCCGACTACGATCTCCTGGTACCGAATATTGAGTTGGCAACCGGATCTTCACCCCAATTCCTACCAGGAGGGCCGCCCACGACGCTGGCCCAAACCCTGAGCACCAGAATATATTCTCTTCTCCACGATTCAAAGCTGGTCCAACCTGATGATCTTCGGATATGGCATGAGAGGCCATCTGAGCACATGGTTGCAGACGAGGATAAGAtggaagaggacgaggaggacaCTGATGAACAGAGTGGAGAGAAATATGTGGCTGCATACTGGGTGTTGTACATTGatattttcttcatttccttCGACGGGAATCCATTTGATGCAGCCTGGGCGGCAACACTGGCCGCATTGCGGGACACAAAACTTCCTAGGGCACGCTACGACCCAGACCGCGAGCTGATCATCTGCACAAGGAAGGACCCGAAGCCCCTCACAATTACCACCATGCCAGTCGCCTGCACGGCGGCCGTGTTCACAGGCAAGGAGACAGACAGACATTCTGATGGAAAATTTTGGCTATTAGTGGACCCTGACAGGCTCGAGGAATCGCTGTGTGATGAAAGCATCACGATTGTAGTTGATTGCcaagaggagaagatgaaaatACTGTCAATATCCAAGCATGGAGGTGTTGTGCTGACGCCCAAGCTGCTCCGATCCAAAGGTCTCATGAATTGGGCGAACCAGAGATGGAACGGTGTGGCAGCAGCAATCACGGGCAACTAG
- a CDS encoding rab proteins geranylgeranyltransferase component A (similar to Cordyceps militaris CM01 XP_006668944.1) has protein sequence MESLSDTLWDVVISGTGLQQSLLALALSRSEKNVLHVDPNEYYGGSEAALSLEDADEWAEKYAGSDANAPFAGAEVTKESEGLAASRTYSLPLAPQLIHARSELVNQLVSSKAFRQIEFLAVGSFYIYQAAAEDSSPALSRIPSTREDVFANKAIPARAKRLLMKFLKFVLDYNSEAHADLWKTKESQPLVEFLETEFKLDQDLQSYVVTLTLSTDGKISVRDGLAAIHRHLTSMGVFGSGFAAVYPKWGGLSEVAQVGCRAGAVGGAIYMLGTGISGVQHVQSDGETQVEVSLTNGVTVKSKTLVQSTDKISSDDTRVSRLIAVIDSHIPHMFQPVVEGAPTPCSAIVAFPTGSVVSDGGDVSGFPIYALVHSSDSGECPAGQCTVILSTVSSTNSKKLLSHALSLFLAAISTSEPVKCLWRMHYEQTVGSASFIVENNVGVFDRITPDLAFNDSILDPVKRAWQMVIGEANEDEYMQFDDREGVNDDDDPFNS, from the exons ATGGAATCCCTCTCAGACACACTGTGGGATGTAGTGATCAGCGGCACGGGGCTACAACAGTCCCTTCTCGCCCT AGCTCTTTCGCGGTCGGAAAAAAACGTTCTCCATGTCGATCCAAACGAGTACTACGGCGGTTCTGAAGCTGCATTGAGTCTTGAGGACGCAGATGAGTGGGCTGAAAAGTATGCAGGCTCAGACGCCAATGCTCCGTTTGCTGGAGCAGAGGTGACCAAAGAGAGCGAAGGTCTCGCAGCATCGCGAACCTACAGCCTTCCGTTGGCGCCGCAGCTTATCCATGCACGGTCGGAGCTGGTGAATCAGCTGGTTTCGTCGAAAGCCTTTCGACAGATTGAATTCCTTGCAGTCGGGTCCTTCTACATCTACCAGGCTGCGGCAGAGGACTCCTCGCCCGCCCTGAGTCGAATACCATCGACACGGGAGGATGTCTTTGCTAACAAAGCTATTCCCGCGCGTGCGAAGCGCCTGTTGATGAAGTTTCTCAAGTTTGTTCTTGACTACAATTCCGAAGCGCATGCCGATTTGTGGAAAACAAAAGAGTCTCAGCCGCTGGTCGAATTCCTGGAGACGGAATTCAAGCTGGACCAAGACTTGCAGTCATATGTTGTCACCTTGACTCTTTCCACAGATGGCAAGATCTCGGTACGCGATGGCTTGGCTGcaattcatcgtcatcttaCCTCCATGGGTGTATTCGGATCAGGCTTTGCCGCTGTCTATCCCAAATGGGGTGGCCTGTCAGAAGTCGCTCAGGTAGGCTGTCGAGCTGGAGCTGTGGGTGGTGCAATCTACATGCTGGGGACCGGGATTTCCGGTGTTCAACATGTCCAATCGGACGGCGAGACACAAGTTGAGGTCTCTCTCACCAACGGTGTGACAGTCAAGTCGAAGACGCTGGTGCAGAGCACAGACAAGATTTCGAGCGATGATACCCGCGTCAGCAGACTGATTGCTGTTATTGACTCGCATATTCCTCATATGTTCCAACCAGTTGTTGAAGGTGCTCCTACACCTTGCTCAGCAATTGTTGCATTCCCCACCGGTTCCGTCGTATCCGATGGCGGCGACGTTTCCGGCTTTCCCATCTATGCTTTGGTTCACTCCAGCGATTCTGGCGAATGCCCAGCCGGACAAT GCACCGTAATCCTGAGCACAGTTTCCAGTACCAATTCCAAGAAGCTCCTGAGCCATGCACTTTCGTTGTTTCTTGCTGCAATCTCAACATCCGAGCCCGTCAAATGCCTCTGGCGGATGCACTATGAGCAAACCGTCGGCTCAGCCTCCTTCATCGTAGAAAACAACGTTGGAGTTTTTGACCGGATAACCCCAGACTTGGCTTTCAACGACTCTATCCTGGACCCTGTGAAGAGAGCCTGGCAGATGGTGATTGGTGAGGCTAACGAGGATGAGTACATGCAATTTGATGACAGAGAGGGTGTGAACGATGATGACGATCCATTTAATAGCTAA